CAGGGGAGGGGCGGAGTCCAGGCCTCTGCTGGCCCTGGGCTTCATCTCAGGTGTCCTTAGAGGCCCAAGGCTCCTCTCAGCCCaaaccccaccctcccctccccacctttaaCTTGCCCCCAACCCCGAAGCCCAGCCCTTCTCCTTCAGTTCCGGCTTTACCCGTGGAGCCAGGTGGGGCTTACCTGACAGTACAGGTAGTACAGCCCAGCCCGGGTGACCATAAATTGCCCGGTCTGGCAGTCATAGCGCAGGGGGTTGGAGCTGTTGATTTTGGCCTCCTCCCAGCCACTCACCGTCCCGTCCACACCTGAATGTGGGTGTTCAGAGACAGGGGGAAATCCCTCTATAGAACTTTCTCACACTGGCCAGTGAGACACTGAGTATATCAACCTTTGGGCCCACTGTACCCAGAAGATACCTAGGAGGCCCAGGGCAAGGGAGGAGCCGCGGCCTGGGGAGCTGGGAGTGTGATAGGAAGGGAAGAAACCCGACCTAGAGGACTAGAATGATAGACAGCAAGTTCTCACCAGCTGCTTCTGGAGAGAGGAGTAGGACTCAAGAAGCACGGGGGCTTTTATAGGTTGTGTCTGCACCATTTGCTCTTTTACTTGGAGAAGGTATGCATGCATTACTTAAATCATATATAACTTGggttactaaaataaaaaataatcaaaagggaaaaagataaaaacaaaaaattaaaaataataaaatggtacccaaatgtccattagtgaatggataaggaaaattgCGTTAAgtccatacaatgggatattattcagccataaaaagaaatggagtacTAATGCATGCTACAATGTGGAGGAAACATGAAAACGccgtgctaagtgaaagaagctaggaTCTTTCAAAGGATCACATGTTCTATGACTGTCCaggtggcgcaatggtaaagaatctgcatgcccaTGAAGGAGACGCAAGACatgggggttggatccctgggtctagaagatcccctggagttggaaatggcaacccactccagtattcttgcctggagaatctcatggacagaggagcctggagggctgcagtccatggggtcgcaaagagtcagacatgactaagcgactgaacacgcatgcacatgaaatttccaaataaacaaatacatagagacaaaaagtagattagtggttgcttaggGCTGGAGGGGATCAGGGAAATACAGTGTGGTGGGTGAAGcatacagggtttctttttgaggtaaTGAAAGCTCTCTAAAATTACTGTAGTGATGGTCATACAATTCTGTGACTATACTAAAAGCGtaactgtacatttttaaaaggtgaattgtatagtatgtgaattatatctcaataaagccgttaacaacaacaaaaccagagtAAAGGTAATTGCAAAGTGTAAAGAAGACAAATAATCAAATGACAAAGCAGGGTCTCAAGTGACTTCCCAGTCCTCCATGAGCCGCCCCTGTTTACCTCTCAGATCTAATCTCACACATTCCTCCAAGTCACAAGACTCCAGGCCCTCAGGCCCACTTTCTGTTCCTGCCAGGCACCAAGCTCACTGTTTCCACAGGGTTTTACTGCTCTTGCCTCCCCGCAGGATTCCACCCTCCCTTCAGTCTGGTCGCTCTGAGTGACCTCCGCAGGCCTCCCAGTCTGAAATATTAATAGCTAGTCTCCATTAAACTCTCCTCCACTCACCGCATCTCTCTCATAGCAGTCACCAAGGACAGAAatcatctttatttccttctgtgaTAGTTTGGGGTCTGCCTCCCCCAAGGAGCAGGGGAATTGGTCTGGTTACCGCACCCCAGGCCCTGCAGCTGGGCCTGCTCTGAGCAGACACCAAGCACATGCTGGTGGGAAGAAAACAGGGGAGGAAGAGGCTGTAGAGGCAGCTGTCTCTTGTTTGGGTCCGCAGGCTGCTCTCAGGGGCTTCCGGCACCTCGTCTCAGTAGCCTGGGAAGCTTCCTTCCCGGCACCCCCATCTTCTGCCTGCCCCGGGGCGCTCTCCTGGTTCCTTTCTCAAGAACATAATGCTCACAGGGCATTTTCATCCCTACCTATATGGGTGCCTTGGCTTTTGTTTCGCAAGACTCCAATCTGAGTCTCCAGCTCtgcccctgcctgcccctcctgACACTGCTACCTGCCTGCCATTAGAGTAACCTCCCCATGCTCCCCACTGCAAACTCACCTAGACCAAAACTGAgcctgcccacccccaaccccaaatTTGCTTGACTGTCTGCATTCCACATTGGGCTCCTGGTCCTACCTCTTATCAAGCACCCAAGCCTTTCTCTCCTTCACCAGCTTTATCCTCTGATCACCAGTTCCTAGCAAGCCTGCCACCTAAGTAGCTGTCTCCTTCCCCTGTGTGTGTGGACTCGGCCATTTCTCACTGGGACTCTTCTCAGGCTCCTTCCTCTTTAGGCTCCCTGTTTCCACCGGGAGTAAACTGCCTGCTCCAGTTTACTCGCCACACTACACAGAGGCATAGTGATGTTTCTCAAATGCAGACGCGAGACTTTCGTCCTGCTTTGACTTCAGAATAACCTCCAGACTCCAACTGTGACCTGGCTCCATATGCTTCTCCAGCCTCACCCCATCCTGCTCTTCTGGATCTGTCTCCTCAATCACATCGAGCCGCTTGCTCCCCGTCCTCCAGCCTCATCAGACTCTTGGCAAATTCTGGGCTTTTGTACAAGTGGCCCTGCCCCTCTGTCCATCTTATACTCACACTTGGGTAAGAGCCCATGCCTCCTTGGGGAAGAGTCCCTGACTCCATTGTAAAGTTGTCTTCCTCTGTACTGGCCATGTGTCTCTTGCTACTTTCATTATTATTCTTGTCATATCACATTGTAATTTACAAATGTATATGCTTGCCTCCTCTCCTAGACAGCAGTTCCTTGCAAATAGGTCTGGATATTACTCCGTGTGGGCACCTAGCTGGGTCCATACAAACAGTAGCATCTCAGCTCATGTGTGCTGAGTCAACGAATAAGTAAATGTCTGGGTAACTGCTGAAATAATGGTCCAGTCAGAAGGGAGGAAAGCTGGCCTGAGGCATGAAGAGtaggggagagaaggagaaagggcatTCCTGGCTAGGGAACTAGTGTGAGCTCATTGTGGCTAAGGGCATGGTGTGCCTGAGACCATGGTATCActcaatttcattctttattgCCCAGCAACCATCCTTTTTTCCCTGCTAGGCTTGCTTTTCACTGTCCCTCCTGCCCATCTCCCTTGATCTCCAGAGGACCCCGAAGGCATCAGGTAAGGGCTACCATTTGTCCTCCCACCCAAACCACAAACCGACTTGTTCTCGTGGTCACCACTGACCCTCTTATGGAGATGAGATGACACGTCCCGTGCCTTTCTTCCTTCTGGAgtccaccccctcccacctccttggaTGCTGCCTGCAggtgcccccacccctgcactgGCAATCGCCTCTCACGCAATGTCTGGAACACAAGCACAGAtagctggattcaaatcctggccccACCTCTTAGCATCATCATGACCTGGACAGGTTACCGTCATCTCTCTGTAAAAAGCAGATGGCTGGATTATCTTCCTTTTAGGACTCTTTCAAGGATTAGGTGAGATTAAAACCTGAATAGGTAGCTATGATTTAGGCAGTATTGCTTAAGGACTGAACTTTGCCTGGACTCACATCCTTCTCTACCTCCTGGCCCATTTCTCTGCTCCTGTCACAGAGAAACTTGTGCAGAGAGTTGTCACTGTCTCTGATTCCTATTTCCGATTTTCTCTTAACCCAGTCCACACTGGCTTCCAACCTAACCACACCAGCCACCGCCCTTGTCAAGGTCACCAGTTGACTTTGAATGTTACTAAATGCAGCGGTCATTTCTCTGTTCTCATCTCATGTGACCACTCAGCTGCATTCAACATAGACAGCCACATCCTCCTTGAAACTATGTCTTCTCTGAGACTCCAGGACACTGCCCTCCCTGggtttcttcccctctctctggCTGCTTCTCAGTCTCTGCTGGATTCTCCCACTCTGCCCCAAGAGCCTCAGGGCTTTCCTTGCGGAGCCCCCTTCCCTCGTGGATGTCTCATCCAGTCCTGTAGCTTTAAATACCATCCATCTGGTGATGACTCCTGACTCTATACACCCTGCCCAGGCCTGAGCCACTCACCAAGTCCAGCTAACTATTTGTGAAACTcacttgtttattattatttatccacTTAGTTATTATTAGCTCTCAAATTCAATTATTAATTTACATGCCCCCCCCAACTTATTTCCTTCCTGGTTAACACCACTTTAATAAAAGACACCATTATTCTCAAAGATGCccaagttaaaaatctagaagtcattccttcccccccaccccttaATCCTGCTCCACCAAGTCCTTCTCTTCAAACTACACACTCAATCCATTGACTTCTCTCCGTCTCAGCTGCCAACCCAAGACTAAGTCACTCTCGTATCTTGGCTCCTGGCCTGTCACATGGAAGGGAATTCCAGGTGAACGAACAGTATGTCCAACGTCCAGAAGAAGCAcattggtggggagggggtgtcagCCAACAAGTGTGGAGAGGGCATACGGATGTGCCAGGAAAGGAGGTTGAGACCAGAGCGTGGAGAGGCTGAAAGCCAAGCAGAAAAGCAATAGAAGAATGAGAGACAGGCTTAAGGAGGCTGAACTTGGCAACACAGGTGGGACATGGTAGGGGTGGGGAAAGTCTAGAATGGGGAAGGAGCTGGAGACTGAGTTTGAGGTTTTGAGATCATGGtgctgaggtgggggtggggtggggtggggatggaaaaGAAGATCAGAGATtggaaatatttagagaaaaatgatCAGAGCACAAAAACTCTTGGAATATGGAggggaaagaagagtgaaaaaaatcaaggatGCTTCTTGGAGATGAGCGAGGACTGGAGGAGAAGCCCAGCTGGTGTTTTGCTGGGGGGATCTGCCTGGTCTCTGAAAGGGGAAGGGGTCTCCCTGGGGTCCCATGTCTGAGTCGCAGACAAAGTCCAGTTTGGGGAGCCAAGAGAAGCGAGCCCTAAGCATTTTCCTGAACTGGCTTTTGGAGTTTCTGATGTTGAAGGTGGGGATGGGGCTGGGAATCAAGGTTTTGGAGGGGGTCCCTTGTCCAGAAGGCCAGGGCTGTGAGGGTAAGAGAAGAGCTCAGAGGTGGGGCGGGGCCCCACCTGCCTGTGCTCCATCTTGTCCTGGTCGTGGGCGAACTGTAAGACACAGGAAAGGGGTGGTGAGCCCTGCCCTGCGCCCAGCCACCCCTTCTCCCTGGGCATGGCTCCCCATCACCCACCTTCATAGTGGGCTGCAACTGCTCTGCGCGCCCGTGGTTTCTGGCCTTTAGATGCTGAGGATCAGGGAAAGACAGATGGGCCAAGCAGTCCCCAGTTCTGGGGGCTTGGTGGCCAGGAGCTACTCTCTCAGCCCTGTTCCCCCCAGTACCCTGGCATCTTTATTCTTGTTCAGTCTCCCGGTCTCAGAACCTCAGGCTGTATCTTCCTCCACAGTTATAGCCACtgataatttatcatccaaagtGGGATGCTTCTGAGCGCAAGAGGGGATTATTAATCATCACATTGAGCCCACAGGTGTAAGCCTGCAAGCCTGGATACATGGTCACGGGGTCATCCCAGTCATAAGTCTTTGCTTTAGGGGGTTCGGGCCTCTGATTCCCCTACCTTGTCTTCAGCAGGACCTCAGGAGCTCTCCTAACTCCTGGCCACCCACCTTCATATTCAGGGTGGGGTCTGAGTGAGAAGCAGGTCTATGCAATGGAAGGAGCTTCAGAGGGAGGGTCAGAATTCTAGGTTTGAGTCTCTGTGACTCCGAACCCCTCTTttactctctgtgcctcagtttctctaccCATATGCAAGGATAATGGGTTTTGCTCTGCCTGCTTCACAGGGCTGTTATGATGAACAAAACAGTGAGTCCAGAAGCCACCATGATATGATTCCTAAGGTTGGGATAAAGGGCTGCTCACCATTTCTGCAAAGCAAACCAGTTTCGGGAAAGGAACAGCATCCTGGCTTTCCTCGGGCTGGGGGTTCAGGTCCTAAGGGCGTTAAGGGCAGAGCTAAACCAGGATCTCACCAGGGACTCCAAAGACACAAGCTAAGACCAACAGGGGGCCCGTCAGGAGAGGCCCAGTCAGCGAAAGGACCGAGTCTCAGCCAAGAGCGGCCGAGGCCACCTGGAGGCAAGTTCTTGGGGTCAGGGCTCACCCCTCTCCCCAAAACCAGCCACATCCCCCTAGTCTGCTCCCCTCAACCAGCAATTGgaacatcacacacacacgcccacacCCAGTAAGTGTGCAAAATGAGTACACACCCTGCGCACACAGCCAGCATCCCTCTTCCATAGCAGGCTCCTGCATCTCACACTCCCACATCCCCTAAGGCCAATAAACACTTTGTACTTGGTTGACACCAAGGGGGCACAAACCCCTTACACACAGTTGTCACTCATGTACCTAGGCATGAGAGGGCTGAtgcacaccccccacacacacatggcTGGCACAAGCAGGGCACACACTTCCCATGCCGAGCAACCATGGAGTCAGCACCCACCTCCCACTCACCATTGGGTCCGGGTCTTCCTCTGCCACCAGGTCCCTCTGGGAAGGCTCCTGCTGGGAAGGAGGCAGCGTTACCTTGTCCTTCTCCACCTGACATCTCACCCTCCACCCACATTCCTGGCCCCTTTTCCCCCCTGCCCACCGGCCCCATCAGATGTTCGGCACAGTCCCAGGGAGGGGTGTGCAGCCGGGCCTCACCTGGGCAAACAGCGATGCCCAGCTCCCCAGGCTGACCAGGGCCAGCAGGAGGCCCAGGCCCAGCATGAGCAGGGCCAGCAGGGCGGTGCCGGGCTCCTCTCGGCGCTCCCTCCACGTCTGGAGCATCTGGATCCAACGGGTGGCCACGGGGCGGGGGCTGTGCCTGCCTCACCGGGCCCCCCATCCCTGGACCCTAggcatggggggagggggagccgGCGGGCGGATCTGGccggggagagggaggggccagGGAAATGGGGCGGGagctggtggggggtgggtaggggATGAGGATAGGAAACCTGACACTGTGATTAAACTCCGAGCCTGGCCAAGTGCAGTTCATGGAGCGGGGCACGCGCCGCTGGGCTTGCAGAGCCCAGAGCGGGTCCCGGCCGGTGGCACGCACCTCCGACCGCGGAAGAGCGTggcgatgtgtgtgtgtgagtgtgcagcGGGCGCTGGGGTGTGCGGCTGAGCTCTCTCCACGCGGGCAGCCGGCCGGCGGGAGAGAGGGAGCGAGGGTTGAAGCAGCAGAAACTCCACGCGGCCTGGGTGACGGTGGCGGGGCGGGAGCACCGCCGCAAGTGCGGCTGCGGCGGGTCTAGTCCTGCCCGAGTGAGATTGCTAAATTAGGCCTGCAGGCCAAGGTGACAAGGCCACATGTGGCTGGTCTTATTATTCCCTCAGTCAACACAGTTGGAGGCCAAGGCACATTCGGATTTTAGCAGCCGCACCTAAAGACATCCTCCTCCTGCAAGTAACGAAAAGAGCTGAGGTCTGGAATTAATGCAGGCTGGGTTTCTACTTCTTTTAGCAAATCAGTTGGTAGTTGATTTAAACC
This portion of the Bubalus bubalis isolate 160015118507 breed Murrah chromosome 3, NDDB_SH_1, whole genome shotgun sequence genome encodes:
- the LOC102405747 gene encoding tumor necrosis factor ligand superfamily member 12, which codes for MGGPVRQAQPPPRGHPLDPDAPDVEGAPRGARHRPAGPAHAGPGPPAGPGQPGELGIAVCPGAFPEGPGGRGRPGPNGPEPPARGKPGCCSFPETGLLCRNASKGQKPRARRAVAAHYEVRPRPGQDGAQAGVDGTVSGWEEAKINSSNPLRYDCQTGQFMVTRAGLYYLYCQVHFDEGKAVYLKLDLLVDDTLALRCLEEFSATAASSPGPQLRLCQVSGLLRLRRGSSLRIRTLPQTQLKAAPFLTYFGLFQVH